The following is a genomic window from Chania multitudinisentens RB-25.
GGTTTTTTCGCTTTCTGGTATCTGAATTGAAAATTCGCTCAACAGGTCATTGTTGATCATTTGCAAACGCTCAAAGAGTTCGCTTTCAACGACTTCGCTAAACAGCTCGTTATCCATTGCAGCAACCGGTTCACCACGCGCACAGCGCATTAATGCATTAGCCATATGGGTGATTGCCATTTGCCCTTGGCTATTGCGAATAACCAACCCCCATTGCTGCTCCAGCTTATTCACCACCTTCAACATGCCTTGATGAACCTCTGCGCTAATCAGGTTGGCGCTTGCCAAAATCTGTAATCGTTGCTCCATTGTCATAGCCTTTCCGCATGAAAAAACAATAATCAGTAAGAAGGATCAATTAAACCCGCTTGAACGGCACGCTGGTGCTCAAGTAATGCATTAATATCGACGATGCGCGTTAATAACTGTTCGATATAGTGATTATCCTGATTAATTAACACCACCGCTTCGGTCGCTTGTTGATAAATAGCGTGCTCCGCCAGCGGAATACTGGTCAGGTAATGGGATGCAAGATCTTCGGTCAAATTCCAAATCATGGCATCGATCTGCCCCTTTTCGATCAATGCCAGTCCTTCGTTGTAGCCAATATTCACCCATTCAATCTGGCGGTTGGCAAAAAAGAGCTCGGTCATCAAACGCTGATCGGGAGAGCGAAAATCCAGCCCCACGCGCTGGATTTGATCCTGCTGCCCCTGGCGGCAGATTAAGTGGTGAGCATTAACATAAGAGTGCTCGCCCAACGATAAGGCGATCCTGACATCCCCTTGTTGCAAATAGTTTTCCGCCGCCAAGCGTGAGGTGACTGCCATGTCATAGATGCCATTTTTCAGGCATTCAATCCGTATATCTGCGCCGCGCATATGGGCAAAATAGAGCGAAATCCCCTGGCACTGTTTTTTTAAACCACTGGCCAGGCCTTCATACAGCTTGGTATACGGCAGCGGCATGGCGCAAACGAGGTTATCAATACCCGCTTGAGAAAATAGGCCCGCGTAATTAATCGATTGCACCAGCGTGCCATTACGGCCACGGCGCTCCAAAGCAATATAATGCTGATTTTCCAGTGATTTTAAGGCGTTTTGTACGACCCCCACCGAAAGCTCAAAGGCCTGTGACAGTTCATCAATCGTTTTGAGACGCCCGCCGACCTGCTCGCCCAACAAGTAACGAGCCAGCAAGGTTAACGCCATACCTTCTTTTTTGATAAACCGCCTGGTCATAACTTTAACCTTCAAATTATTGAATATTTAAATATTCAATAATTTGAAGGTTAAATGCAAATGAGATAACACCGTATTGCAAAGGCCATCACAAAAATAAGCGTGAACGCCCCGTAGCCCTGCACCACCCAGCCAAACACTGCACTGCTAACCGGGTGGTTAGAGCTAAACGTGATTAAGGCTCTGCACCCGTTAAGTGAATGGGTAATGGGCTTTGCAGCTGTTGCAGCCGGTCACACAACCAAATCAGGCGTAACAGGTTTTCAGCTTGGCTTACCGGTTGCGCAAGATAATGTTTTAGCTGGCTAGCCAGAAATGCCATCCCTAAATCATTGGCGGTTTGCAGGCACTGCGCCAAATCGTTTTTTTGCTGAGGGGATAAACCATAGCGCCCCGTACAGGCCTGTGCTTCCAGTACAGAGAGGAGTGGCCGGCTGAGCTGCTGGGCAAGAGTTGGCACCGTACCCAATAAAATCGCGCTCTGCTGTTTCTTCCGTGCCATATAGTTTTGAATATGGCTGATAAACATTGAAGGCTTTTTCTTACGCGGGTAATGGTCAAAATCGAGATAGAACAGCTCAACGCCATCCTCCTTTTTCAACCACAGCGTGGTTGGAATAAAATCGATCCCCTGCTCTTTTCTGACAGGTTGTACAGAAACCGCCAAAACGGTGAGCCGCTTTTCTGTGATATAGCGTAATTCTTCAAAGCTGCTTTGTTCTGCCTTGCCCCAATAAAGCCGAAGAAATACGGCATTATCGGCGCGATCGTTGATTTCCCACACCACACATTGCTCCGTTTCATACCACGCCAATGATTTGTAATCCTTGGGGTACAAGACATAAGGCGTGAGGAAATCATCCAACTGCTGCGCAAAGTCGTGTTCAAGCGTTTGCCAGTTATCGGTGCCAAATTGGGTTTTCAGCGTTTGCAAGGCATCTATTGACAGTAATGATGGCGCTGTTTTGGCATATGCATCACCGCTCGCGGCCAGCGTTCCTTCATCCGATAACCTTGGATGATGGAGTTGGAACGGTTTGCGCATCATGCTATCCGCCGTCTGCTTCCAGAAAGAGAGCGAAGACCAGACATTTTGCCGGTGGAACTGCGTATCAAGCCGGTTAGCGCGTGCCTGCGTGCTTTGTAAAAGCTGTTGATTGTCGCTGTCCCAGAACGTAAAAGTTGCACCTAACGCGCCGCTGTCGGCCAACCACCAATTGGCGCTGATCGGAACTAATGAAAGAACGTCGTTTTTTTCATTATATTGACGGCGAAGCTGCCCCCGCACCTGCGGCAATGTGGCTATTGGCGCATGAGTTAGCTGATAAAGATAAGCCGAGAGCCGTGCCAAATAGCGCAAAACCTGGCTCTCATCCAGCGTGAAATGCTTTTCCGCCAAGAGTGCGACTTGCCCACTCAGCCCGCGCAAATAGGCCGCTAATCGTGGTAACCCTTCTGCGCGCGCCGACATATTCAACAGATGTAACTGTGTTGCACTGCTTTTGCTAACGTGAGAAAGGCCTTGCTGCAACAGTGAATGGATAAACGTTTTCACCGTGTGGATTAGCGCAATTTCATCATCGCTCAGCGGGCGTGGGCCGTCAGTTTCCGTCAGATTCTCCGGCCAAGGCCACGATTGCCCATGCTGCTCAAAAAGTTTCGCAATCGCCGCCAGATGAATGGCTTTCTGCTGCTGCTCAGGCAACGATGACAGCATTCCCTCGTAACCACTGGCGTGCATAAAGATGATGGGTTCGTCGAAATCGGGCAGATAAATTTTGAGCTGCGTGCCGTTATCTTCAAGGCGCAGCGTGATGGATTGCCACTGCTGCCACCATTTAAGGGCGAGCCGACACTCCGCCTTGTTCGATTTTTTAATCAGTTGCACGGCATCCAGTGCCAATAACCCAGGCAAGAGCGGCGGAGAAGGTTCTTCTGCACTCGGCAGCGCTGCCGCTGGGGCCGCATTCGCCTGTAGCCAAAGCACGGCCGCCAAGATGTGCTTACAACATCCTGGTGCGCTACAGTTACAGCGTGCTTTTTGAATACCTTCAGGAGCAAGCACCACCTCCTGCCCGTCACTGCTAAAAGCGCCGTTAGCCGCATCCGTTAATATGACTTTGTCGAGATCTTTACGCGCACGGCGCAGCAAACCCGCATTGGCAAAGACGATCAAGGCGTCGTCGTCATAATGGGTGTAAAGGGTACGCCAGCTCACTGCATCACCTCCGCTAGCCACTGGGCAAAATGATCTGGCGTGAGCGCCGCAATCTGCATCCCTCGGTCAGCCAATTTTTGTGCAATGGCGGTGTCATAAACCGGTGATGCTTCATCATCAAGGGCAGCCAACCCCAGCATTTTTACCTGCTGGCTATTCATGCGTTCGGTACAGGCCAGTAACCGGCTCAACGAGGCGCCTTCTTCAAAGTCGCTGATTAAGGTGAATACCGTTCGTTTGGGGTTTTTGATCAGGGTTTCGCAGTAGTGCATCGCCCCGGCGATATCGGTGCCACCGCCAAGCTGAACGGTCATCAAGACCTCAACCGGATCATGGGCAAGATGGCTTAAATTAACCACCTGGGTATCAAACACCACCAGCGATACGCTGACCGACGGCAGTGCGGCTAAAATACTGGCACAAATCGCAGCGTACATAATGGAACTGGCCATCGAGCCACTTTGGTCGACACAGAGAATCACCTCCCACGGCATGTGCTGCTGCATACGAGAATTGAAATGGGGCGTTTGGATGACCAGGCGTTGCTGCTGCGGATCGTAATGCTTCAGGTTAGCCGCAATGGTCTTACGCCAATCAAAGTTACGGCTGTTGGCAATCAAACTGCGCCGAAAACGATTCCTCCGCCCGGTAAGCGATTGGC
Proteins encoded in this region:
- the yhfZ gene encoding GntR family transcriptional regulator YhfZ; the encoded protein is MTRRFIKKEGMALTLLARYLLGEQVGGRLKTIDELSQAFELSVGVVQNALKSLENQHYIALERRGRNGTLVQSINYAGLFSQAGIDNLVCAMPLPYTKLYEGLASGLKKQCQGISLYFAHMRGADIRIECLKNGIYDMAVTSRLAAENYLQQGDVRIALSLGEHSYVNAHHLICRQGQQDQIQRVGLDFRSPDQRLMTELFFANRQIEWVNIGYNEGLALIEKGQIDAMIWNLTEDLASHYLTSIPLAEHAIYQQATEAVVLINQDNHYIEQLLTRIVDINALLEHQRAVQAGLIDPSY
- a CDS encoding SWIM zinc finger family protein; its protein translation is MSWRTLYTHYDDDALIVFANAGLLRRARKDLDKVILTDAANGAFSSDGQEVVLAPEGIQKARCNCSAPGCCKHILAAVLWLQANAAPAAALPSAEEPSPPLLPGLLALDAVQLIKKSNKAECRLALKWWQQWQSITLRLEDNGTQLKIYLPDFDEPIIFMHASGYEGMLSSLPEQQQKAIHLAAIAKLFEQHGQSWPWPENLTETDGPRPLSDDEIALIHTVKTFIHSLLQQGLSHVSKSSATQLHLLNMSARAEGLPRLAAYLRGLSGQVALLAEKHFTLDESQVLRYLARLSAYLYQLTHAPIATLPQVRGQLRRQYNEKNDVLSLVPISANWWLADSGALGATFTFWDSDNQQLLQSTQARANRLDTQFHRQNVWSSLSFWKQTADSMMRKPFQLHHPRLSDEGTLAASGDAYAKTAPSLLSIDALQTLKTQFGTDNWQTLEHDFAQQLDDFLTPYVLYPKDYKSLAWYETEQCVVWEINDRADNAVFLRLYWGKAEQSSFEELRYITEKRLTVLAVSVQPVRKEQGIDFIPTTLWLKKEDGVELFYLDFDHYPRKKKPSMFISHIQNYMARKKQQSAILLGTVPTLAQQLSRPLLSVLEAQACTGRYGLSPQQKNDLAQCLQTANDLGMAFLASQLKHYLAQPVSQAENLLRLIWLCDRLQQLQSPLPIHLTGAEP
- a CDS encoding VWA domain-containing protein translates to MSQQDDFPEDKAQHIRRWRLVLGQYADNALGQVAFSADELKVERTLDYLYRREYQRRGMRQEAGRHGSLDASQLTAVNWLNQARKLFPSSTFERMQSQAIERYQISSFLNDPQTLRSMEPTKALAKTLMSLRGRMNEETRDAVKTIIRQVVEDILRQIQNTFRQSLTGRRNRFRRSLIANSRNFDWRKTIAANLKHYDPQQQRLVIQTPHFNSRMQQHMPWEVILCVDQSGSMASSIMYAAICASILAALPSVSVSLVVFDTQVVNLSHLAHDPVEVLMTVQLGGGTDIAGAMHYCETLIKNPKRTVFTLISDFEEGASLSRLLACTERMNSQQVKMLGLAALDDEASPVYDTAIAQKLADRGMQIAALTPDHFAQWLAEVMQ
- a CDS encoding PRD domain-containing protein, with the protein product MEQRLQILASANLISAEVHQGMLKVVNKLEQQWGLVIRNSQGQMAITHMANALMRCARGEPVAAMDNELFSEVVESELFERLQMINNDLLSEFSIQIPESEKTYLLSNLYALHLAQAD